In Rhodamnia argentea isolate NSW1041297 chromosome 4, ASM2092103v1, whole genome shotgun sequence, the following proteins share a genomic window:
- the LOC115753739 gene encoding ER membrane protein complex subunit 7 homolog, with translation MAPNARSRPLLFALSASFFFLILSVGAAVSSGSADGFTINGRVRIPGAGVRTFGLMGKISDAKVILNGGKKITFLRPDGYFSFHNISAGTHLIEVASIGYFFSPVRVDVSARNPGKVQAALTENRRILNELVLEPLREEQYYEIREPFSLMSLVKSPMGLMVGFMLVVVFLMPKLVENMDPEEMRRAQEEMRNQGVPSLSNLLPGAARSN, from the exons ATGGCTCCGAACGCGAGATCTCGACCGCTTCTATTCGCGCTCTcagcttctttcttcttcctcattctCTCCGTCGGAGCTGCTGTTTCATCCGG GTCTGCTGATGGTTTCACGATCAATGGCCGCGTTAGGATCCCTG GAGCTGGTGTGAGGACATTTGGTCTTATGGGAAAGATTTCAGATGCTAAAGTTATCCTTAATGGTGGCAAGAAAATTACTTTCCTCAGACCAGATGGATATTTTTCATT CCATAACATCTCGGCTGGGACACATCTGATTGAGGTGGCCTCCATTGGATATTTCTTTTCACCG GTACGAGTTGATGTCAGTGCTAGGAATCCTGGCAAGGTACAGGCTGCCCTGACGGAGAATAGGAGGATCTTGAATGAGTTGGTTTTAGAGCCGTTGAGAGAGGAACAGTACTATGAG ATTAGAGAACCCTTCTCGTTAATGTCCCTGGTGAAGAGCCCGATGGGTCTGATGGTTGGGTTCATGCTGGTTGTCGTTTTCCTAATGCCGAAATTAGTTGAGAACATGG ATCCTGAAGAAATGAGGCGAGCACAAGAAGAGATGAGGAATCAGGGAGTTCCATCTCTGTCAAACTTGTTGCCTGGAGCGGCAAGGAGCAACTAA